The genomic region CCGCATCAAGCCGGCCGACCGGCCGAAGTGGGAGGAGCGGTACGACCGCGCCCCCGAGGTCACCGCCGACATCCTCGCGTCCCTCGCGCCGAACACCGAGGTCCCGGTGGCCGCGACCGGCTACACCGGCGACGTCGACCAGGCCACCGGCGAGGACGGCTACGACACCCTCGTCGCCGGCATCGACGGCCCGTTCGCCACCACGGGAGGTAACTGATCATGGGCGCTTACGAGCCGAAGTTCCTGTACAGCGACCAGGCCACCGCGACGTTCTCCGCGAACACCACCGGCGGTCAGACGATCATGGTGACCGGTAACGGCACGGTCGGTCCGGCCACGGCCGGCAGCCCCGCCTGCGTGGGTACGGCCGCGCATGACGTGGCCGCGAACGCGCGGGGCAGCTTCCACCCCCGAGGCAAGATCCACATCTCGAAGGCGTCCGGCGCGATCACCGCCGCAGCCCGCGTCGACACCGGCGCCGCCGGCACCGTCGCCTCCGGCACCGCCGGAGTCAACAACGTCGGCATCGCCCTCACCACGGCCGCAGACACAGCGGACGTGGAGTGGATGGAGATCTGACCCACCCCGCCCTGACGCCCGCCGGCCACCTCTGACCGGCGGGCGTCCGCGCACCCGCACCACAACCTCACCCGCACACCACCAAGGCCCCACGCACTCCGCGTGCCGGGCCTTTTCGTCGTGCCCGCCAGCCGGGCAACTTTGGAAGGACCACCCGAATGCCGGGCGCATACCCTCCGGCCGCCCCCACGCTGGCCGGCGACCTCCTCACCGTTCACCGCCTCTTGCAGAACCCGACGTACCTGAAGCGCCGGCTGCGCACCATCGCCGAGCTGCGGTTCGTCGCGGACCGCATCCTCACCGGCCGCTACCGCACCACCGGTGGTGCGATCGCGTTCGAACAGTCCGAGCCGATCATGAACACCCGGCCCGTCGAGTCCGTCGCACCGGGATCCGAGTACCCCCGGGACAGCACCCCCGAGGGCACCGCCGCCCTCGCCGCAGTCAGCAAGTGGGGCCAGGCCGTGGGCTTGACCGATGAGAAGCTGAAGCGGTCCGTCTACATGGGCCAGGAAGTCAACCGCGCCCTGATCAAGACGGCGAACTCGGTCATCCAGAAGGTCGACCGCCTCGCGACCGCCGCCGTGGCGTCGGCCGTCACCAGCTCCATCGCCGCCGCCGCGAACTGGAACGCCGCAACCCCCGCCCTGTTCCGGGACGTCGAGCTGGCGGCGGCGAAGGTCGTGGACCTCAACCAGGGCTACAACCCCCGCGCGGTGCTCATGTCCACCACCAAGTACGCGCTGCTGATCACCGACCCGGCGATCGCCGCGCTGCGCCGCCGCGAAACGTCGGACAACCCGATCTACGGCGGAGACATCGAGACGCTGGGCAAGTACCGGATCATCGCCACCCCCGCGAGCAACCTGCCGTCGGACGACGTGTGGGTGTTCGACCCCGACCAGCTCGGCGGCATGGCCGACGAGACCGAGGTCGACCCGGGCTACGCGACCATGGACAACGGCCTTCAGTACAAGACCAAGCGCATCGACGAGCGGGACTCCTGGGACATCTGGGCCCGCCGCATCACCGTCCCCGTCGTCCAGGAGCCGGGCGCGGCGATCCGCCTCACCGGCACCGGAACCCTGGGCTGAGGCGGCTGACCATGACGTACCAGCTCGTAGGCGAGTGCGCCTACATCTCCACGAACACGGCGCTGGGTCGGGCGAAGGTGCTGATGCACAAGGGCGCGCTCGTCCCCGACGACGCCCCCGAGCTGAAGCACCTGCTCAGCATCGGCATGGCCGCCCGGGTGGGCGGCGACGAGACGGGCGGGGTGAACGCGGCCGGTGAGCCGGCGGCGGTCGCCGACGGCATTGTCGTTCCGGCGCCGGACGGGTCGCGGGCGCTGGCCCCGGCCGAGCCGGAGCAGGACACCCCGGCCGACGACGCCCCCGTGGGTGAGCAGTCGGACGAGGACAAGTCCGCCGCCGACACGGCCGAGCGGCGCCGGGTCGCCCGGGAGAAGCTGGCCGCCCTCGGCGGCAAGACCCCCGACGGCCGGCAGTCCGCCGACGTCCTCGTGGAGTACCTGGTCGCCCAGGGCGGCTCCTACGACGACCTCGCCCGCGCGGAGAAGCCGGACCTGCTCGACCTGGTCAAGCAGCGCCAGAGCTGACCACTGCTGGTTGGTCCGGCCGACCCCCGCAACCCCACGCCGGGGGCGGCCGGATCACCGCTCGCATACAGCCACGCGCAGGCGAATCCAGCCCCGCAGCCTCTCACCCGGGCGATCACCATCCATGCTTCCAAGGAGGGAGCCTCCGTGGCGCGTTTGATTGGCCCAGACGAGGCGTACCGCACCGTCTACCTGCCCGATGGCACCGCCCGCGCGCAGGGCTACCCAGTGCCCCTGTTCACCGATGAGGGCCTATCGGAACCTGCCGACGTGCGGACCCTTGACGGCGACACCATCGCCGGATCGGTGGTGCACGTCGACGTGTACTCGCGTGTGCCGCTGGTGTTGTACCCGGACGGCGAGGACGTGGTGTGGACGTCGATTCAAGGCGGCCCACCGACGCCCCTGTTCGCGCGTCTCGACGGCCGCCTTGATGCCCTCGTCGCGGACCTGGCCGGCCAGGATGGCCTGGTCGCCGAGGAACGAGACGCGCGGGTAGCCGCCGACGATGAGCTGAGCGACCGGGTGGACGCCGTACAGACGTCGCTGACGTCAGGGCAGTCCACCACCACCGCAGCCCTCGCCGCCCTGCCCACCACCTACACGGGTGTCGGCGGGAACATCCAGGCCACGCTGCGCCGCCTGCAAGACGACGTCGGTGATGTGACGGTGCTCGTCCTGGGAGACGGCGCCGCTGCCGGGGCCGGGCAGTGGCCGTACCTGCTCGCCGCTCAGGTGCAGGCCCTCTACCCTCACCGCACGCTGAAGCAGACCGTGTGGAACGGCACCGCCTACCCGGCCCTGTCGACGATCACCGCCGGCACCGGCTCGGGCAACATCAACTGGTATCAGGGTGCGGTCACGTCGACGAACCCGGAACACACGTTCTTCGCCTGGGATCCACAAGTCGCCGCCGTGCAACCCGACCTGATCATCACGCACTTCGGGCACGGCTACGGTGCGACCGCCAGCGGCGGCGGGTTCGCCAACGACGCCGAGCAGGACCGGATCACCCGGGAACGGCTCACCCGCTGGGTGGCGCAGGTGAAGGTGTCGTGCTCGGCCGCCGACGTGATCGTGACGTCGCAGAACCCGTACCTCGCGGTCGGCGCCCGGACAGGGCTGTCGACGCTGCGGGCGCAAATTTGGCGGGACATCGCTGCCGACATGGGCTGCGCGTATGGCCCAATCCTGGAGGCGTACCAGGGCGTCGGTACACCCGCCGCCTACCTGGCCGGTGATGGTGTCACCCCCACCACGTCCGGTTCGACGAACGGGGCCGCGTTGGCGGCGGCGGCGCTGCTGCCGCTGTTCCGGTATCAGCGGCACCTCGCGCCGAGCCCCCGGGTGCCGTCGCCGCTGCTGCGCCGCAACCGATCTTTGCTCGTCAACGGCGACTTCTCCTCGTTCACGTCGCCGCCCACCCTGCCCGGATGGACCGCCCTCAACTCCACCCTCAGCAAGAACACCACCACGTACGAGTCGGGCAGCGGCTACTCGCTGCGCATCGCCGCCGCCGCCGGCTCCGGCTTGGCCACCATCTACCAACTGCTGCCCATCTACTCGGTGCGCGGGCAGGTCATCACCTGCGCGGCCCGCATCTACCTGCCGGCCGCCTCGTCGAACACCGGCGGCCGGCTCCAGCTCTCCGGGGACACAGGTGTCGCCACGGCCGCATCAGGGACGCTGTTCCAGGTCCGGGACCGGTGGGTGTGGGCGTACGTGACTGGTCGGATTCCAGCGACCGCGAACTTCGCCACCCTGTCGATCATCGGCGGGACCGCTGGCAGCAGCGACGAATGCTACGTCGACCGGGTGGTGTGTGTCCTCGGGCACTTGCCGTCCGACGTGTAAGGGGGGTGTGCGATGCCGATCCCTTCCGGAGGGCAAGCCCCCGATCTGATTCCCCGCCAAATCGGCCCCGACGAGGCGTGCCGTGTGGTGTATCTGCCCGATGGGCGGGCGCGCGCCCGCGGCTACCCGGTGCCGATGTTCCTCGACGAGGGGCTTTCCACGCCGGCCGACGTGCTCACCCTCACGGGCGATCCGATCCCCGAGTCGACGGTGATGGTGGACGCGTACTCCCGCATTCCCCTAGTCCTGTACCCGGTGGGCGCGGACACGGTGTGGACGTCCATCAACGGCGGCCCGGCGATCCCTCTGTACTCGCGGGTCGACTACCGGATTGATGTGCTGGCGGCGAAGGTCGGCACAGCGGAGTCGGGCGTCGAGTCGGAACGGCTTGCCCGGGTCGCGCAGATCGCGGCCGAACAGTCGGCGCGGGCGGCGGCGATCACCGCCGAGCAGCAGGCGCGGGTCGCCGCGGTGACCGCCGAGCAGCAGGCGCGGCAGTCGGCCGACGCAGTGTTGGGCGGCCTGGTCGACGCCGTTGAGGGCTCACTGGCGGTGTTGGACGGCCGCGTCGATGACCTTGATGCTGCCATCGAGGCGAAGGCCGACGAGGACAAGACGGTCGAGTACCTGGACGTCTACAACGGCCTGTTCGGCGGTAACCCGTTCGTGGTCGGTCAGGCGACGACGGCGACAACGTTGACCGCTCCCGCGTCTGCGGGCGCGACGACGCTGACCGTAGCGTCGGCGACGGGCATGTTGGCGGGTGTGCTGCTGGCGACGAACCAGGGCACAGCGTCACAACAAATCCTCAAGATCACAGGGGTGGCGGGGTCAGTGCTGACCGTCACCCCGGCCGTCGCCACGGCCCTCAACACCGGTGCCGCCGTCGCCCCCGTTTGGACGAACGCCAGTCACGTCACGTTCGACACCGTCGGCGGATCCCGCGCCTACGGGTGGTGGCTGGCCAACTCCCGCCGTTCCGACAACACGTACGTGTTCTTCGAGCCCAACCCGAGGATCGTGTGGCTCGGTGACTCGTGGACCGCCGAGTGCATCAAGGAGTTCCGCGCCGAGCTGACCACCCGCCTCGGGTCGGGCACCACCGTCGTCGACGCCGGCATCTCCGGTAACACGCTCGTGCAGATGATGGCCCGCTTCGCCGCCGACGTCGCCCCCGCCAACCCCGACATCGTGGTGCTGGAGTACGGCGTCAACGACATCTACAGCGGCTTCACCAGGACGCAGATGGCCGCCGACTTGGAACGCGCCGTCGCGATGTGCCGGGCCATCGGTGCCCGGGTCGTGATCCCCGGCATCGTGCCCCTGTCCGACTATCCGACGGTGTCGCGGGACCGCAGCCTCGAACTGAAGGGGCAGGCGACGTCGGCGGTGTTCCCGGCAGCCACCACCAGCGGCTACCTGACCCGCATCGACACCCTCGGCCTACCGTTGCCGGCGTCCACGACGACCCGAGCGCCGCTGAACATTCCCCACGGGGCCGCCCCAACAAGCCCGGTCGACGGCGACATGTGGACCACCACGGCCGGGCTGTTCGTGCGGATCAACGGCGCGACGGTCGGACCTCTGACCTGACCGGAAGGGAAGCCCGATCATGCCGGTTCCCATGGGCGGCGATGACCTGCCGATCATCCCCGACGAGGCTCCGGTCTGGGCGCCCGAGCTGGCGACGGTCGCCGACCACGTCCCGTATATGACCGTCGACACGGTCACCCCGGGCGTCCAGGAGTACCTGGGCACGTTCAATCACCGGACCACGCCGACTGGGGAGCAGGCGCAGCGGCTCATCGACGGGGCGTGGCCGTCGGTGCTCGCCGCCACCGGGGCGATCGTCGAGCAGGTGTGGCCGCTGGCACGGTCAGTGGCCGCCCTGCGCGCCGCAGCGGCGATCGTGCGCGCCTACCCCCGCGACGACGGCGACTTGGCCCGCGCCGCCGCCCTCGACGCCGCAGCGGACGCC from Micromonospora lupini harbors:
- a CDS encoding phage major capsid protein produces the protein MPGAYPPAAPTLAGDLLTVHRLLQNPTYLKRRLRTIAELRFVADRILTGRYRTTGGAIAFEQSEPIMNTRPVESVAPGSEYPRDSTPEGTAALAAVSKWGQAVGLTDEKLKRSVYMGQEVNRALIKTANSVIQKVDRLATAAVASAVTSSIAAAANWNAATPALFRDVELAAAKVVDLNQGYNPRAVLMSTTKYALLITDPAIAALRRRETSDNPIYGGDIETLGKYRIIATPASNLPSDDVWVFDPDQLGGMADETEVDPGYATMDNGLQYKTKRIDERDSWDIWARRITVPVVQEPGAAIRLTGTGTLG
- a CDS encoding SGNH/GDSL hydrolase family protein; this translates as MYLPDGRARARGYPVPMFLDEGLSTPADVLTLTGDPIPESTVMVDAYSRIPLVLYPVGADTVWTSINGGPAIPLYSRVDYRIDVLAAKVGTAESGVESERLARVAQIAAEQSARAAAITAEQQARVAAVTAEQQARQSADAVLGGLVDAVEGSLAVLDGRVDDLDAAIEAKADEDKTVEYLDVYNGLFGGNPFVVGQATTATTLTAPASAGATTLTVASATGMLAGVLLATNQGTASQQILKITGVAGSVLTVTPAVATALNTGAAVAPVWTNASHVTFDTVGGSRAYGWWLANSRRSDNTYVFFEPNPRIVWLGDSWTAECIKEFRAELTTRLGSGTTVVDAGISGNTLVQMMARFAADVAPANPDIVVLEYGVNDIYSGFTRTQMAADLERAVAMCRAIGARVVIPGIVPLSDYPTVSRDRSLELKGQATSAVFPAATTSGYLTRIDTLGLPLPASTTTRAPLNIPHGAAPTSPVDGDMWTTTAGLFVRINGATVGPLT
- a CDS encoding capsid cement protein: MGAYEPKFLYSDQATATFSANTTGGQTIMVTGNGTVGPATAGSPACVGTAAHDVAANARGSFHPRGKIHISKASGAITAAARVDTGAAGTVASGTAGVNNVGIALTTAADTADVEWMEI
- a CDS encoding SGNH/GDSL hydrolase family protein; protein product: MARLIGPDEAYRTVYLPDGTARAQGYPVPLFTDEGLSEPADVRTLDGDTIAGSVVHVDVYSRVPLVLYPDGEDVVWTSIQGGPPTPLFARLDGRLDALVADLAGQDGLVAEERDARVAADDELSDRVDAVQTSLTSGQSTTTAALAALPTTYTGVGGNIQATLRRLQDDVGDVTVLVLGDGAAAGAGQWPYLLAAQVQALYPHRTLKQTVWNGTAYPALSTITAGTGSGNINWYQGAVTSTNPEHTFFAWDPQVAAVQPDLIITHFGHGYGATASGGGFANDAEQDRITRERLTRWVAQVKVSCSAADVIVTSQNPYLAVGARTGLSTLRAQIWRDIAADMGCAYGPILEAYQGVGTPAAYLAGDGVTPTTSGSTNGAALAAAALLPLFRYQRHLAPSPRVPSPLLRRNRSLLVNGDFSSFTSPPTLPGWTALNSTLSKNTTTYESGSGYSLRIAAAAGSGLATIYQLLPIYSVRGQVITCAARIYLPAASSNTGGRLQLSGDTGVATAASGTLFQVRDRWVWAYVTGRIPATANFATLSIIGGTAGSSDECYVDRVVCVLGHLPSDV